A stretch of the Muntiacus reevesi chromosome 8, mMunRee1.1, whole genome shotgun sequence genome encodes the following:
- the RRP1B gene encoding ribosomal RNA processing protein 1 homolog B isoform X4: protein MYFFLSQVSAMNMCLFFVCFMIKRKCMLFFKSFTSVSGSVLSPWRRESSVGNVGRNGAFRGGQSSPATVLRCLDDWTVAMTFSRLLADQNLKFIDPFCKIAAKSRDQTLVQTIARGVFEVIVDQSPFVPEETVKEQKTQVGGSNLSEEETCENEMTWRKAVRKKKAALGRYHFGKEFSQEGGQDGGGSVEDTGPLLQFDYKAVADRLLEMTNRKNVPPFNRKSLSELIKKFQDLSEAGSLSHLSFAEDSAADEDDQTRSQGTRKKKGNKLLQKTDMAGGEGTKFFPAKEEESKGGIPKKKRKKKKKNQLQAECTGPSGETTSREQNGSQEPEASPKRAPEASGAELGILTMPGTREQSSLERPSLQSRRKRPRKRSPRIQVEGLESTTSPLEGVAPRVAPASGAPVLKRRRELGALLVNGSGPPVLAWPAPQREGPPASPADRGDCTATLPPGEKPKKSGGPSGLDLYNSCAQKAAILKKRKKMKEMSNSVEPRGMKLVPALGSGGVHGPLKKKLRTEKDFVKFDAVSSPKPLFFRRAKGSIAASPGPTLQSHRTPSSSKKVTFGLNRNMTAEFKKTDKSILVSPTGPSRVAFNPEQRPLHGVLKTPTSSPASTPLGPKKPLTAMPKRRPTAMDFF, encoded by the exons atgtacttttttctttcacaagtgtctgcaatgaacatgtgtttgttttttgtttgtttcatgatTAAAAGAAAGtgtatgttgttttttaaatcctTCACCTCAGTGTCTGGGAGCGTCCTGTCTCCGTGGAGGAGGGAGTCTTCTGTTGGGAATGTAGGACGGAACGGTGCCTTTCGGGGTGGGCAGTCCTCTCCGGCCACTGTGCTGAGATGCTTGGATGACTGGACGGTGGCCATGACCTTTAGCAGA CTTTTGGCAGATCAGAATCTCAAGTTTATTGATCCATTCTGCAAGATCGCTGCCAAGAGTAGGGA CCAGACTTTGGTACAGACTATAGCTAGGGGTGTTTTTGAAGTCATTGTAGATCAGTCTCCTTTTGTACCTGAAGAGACAGTCAAGGAACAGAAAACACAAGTGGGTGGCAGCAACCTCTCAGAGGAAGAGACATGTGAAAACGAGATGACGTGGAGAAAAGCAGTCAGGAAAAAGAAAGCAG CACTGGGCAGATATCACTTTGGAAAAGAGTTCAGCCAGGAAGGTGGACAGGATGGCGGCGGAAGTGTGGAGGACACTGGGCCACTTCTTCAG TTTGACTACAAGGCAGTTGCTGACCGACTCCTGGAAATGACCAACAGGAAAAACGTCCCTCCCTTCAACAGGAAAAGTCTCTCCGAGCTCATCAAGaa attccaagATCTCTCTGAAG CAGGCAGTCTCTCTCACCTCAGTTTTGCTGAGGATAGCGCTGCTGACGAAGATGACCAGACCCGCAGTCAAGGAACACGTAAGAAGAAAGGGAATAAACTTTTGCAGAAGACAGacatggcaggaggagaag GAACCAAGTTCTTCCCTGCCAAGGAAGAGGAGAGCAAAGGTggcattccaaagaaaaagaggaaaaagaagaagaagaaccaaCTCCAGGCTGAATGCACAGGGCCCAGTGGGGAAACCACGAGCCGAGAACAGAATGGGAGCCAGGAGCCGGAGGCCAGTCCCAAAAGAGCCCCGGAGGCGAGTGGAGCTGAGCTGGGAATTTTGACCATGCCAGGCACCCGGGAGCAGAGCAGCTTGGAGCGCCCCTCCTTGCAGAGTAGGAGGAAGCGGCCCAGGAAGAGGAGCCCACGGATCCAGGTGGAGGGCCTGGAGTCAACAACATCGCCTCTGGAGGGAGTAGCCCCTCGAGTGGCCCCAGCCAGCGGTGCCCCGGTCCTGAAGAGGAGGCGGGAGCTGGGAGCCCTGCTGGTCAATGGCAGTGGCCCGCCTGTGCTGGCCTGGCCCGCACCCCAGAGGGAAGGACCCCCAGCCAGCCCAGCAGACAGAGGGGACTGCACCGCCACCCTGCCCCCGGGCGAGAAACCGAAGAAGAGTGGGGGGCCCAGCGGCCTTGACCTCTACAACTCGTGCGCTCAGAAAGCTGCCAttttgaaaaagaggaagaaaatgaaggagaTGTCAAACTCTGTGGAGCCCAGAGGAATGAAGCTCGTCCCAGCCCTG GGCAGTGGTGGGGTGCATGGCCCTTTGAAGAAGAAGCTGAGGACGGAGAAGGACTTCGTGAAGTTCGACGCCGTGTCCTCCCCGAAGCCCCTGTTCTTCAGGAGGGCCAAGGGCAGCATCGCTGCCTCACCGGGCCCCACCCTGCAG TCACACAGAACCCCATCCAGCTCCAAGAAGGTGACCTTTGGGTTGAACAGAAACATGACAGCAG AGTTCAAGAAGACAGACAAGAGCATCTTGGTCAGTCCCACGGGCCCCTCCCGAGTGGCCTTCAACCCTGAGCAGCGGCCCCTCCATGGGGTGCTGAAGACCCCCACCAGCTCACCAGCCAGCACCCCTCTGGGCCCCAAGAAGCCGCTGACCGCCATGCCAAAGAGAAGGCCAACAGCTATGGACTTCTTCTAA
- the RRP1B gene encoding ribosomal RNA processing protein 1 homolog B isoform X2 encodes MAPAMQPAEIQFAQRLASHEKGIRDRAMRKLRQYISVKTQRETGGFSQEELLKIWKGLFYCMWVQDEPLLQEELANTISQLIHVVNNSEAQHLFILTFWQTVNREWPGIDGLRLDKFHMLIRLVLRQSFEVLKRNGWEESRIKLFLDILMKEVLHPESGSPNGVKFHFINIYLDELSRVGGKELLADQNLKFIDPFCKIAAKSRDQTLVQTIARGVFEVIVDQSPFVPEETVKEQKTQVGGSNLSEEETCENEMTWRKAVRKKKAALGRYHFGKEFSQEGGQDGGGSVEDTGPLLQFDYKAVADRLLEMTNRKNVPPFNRKSLSELIKKFQDLSEGSLSHLSFAEDSAADEDDQTRSQGTRKKKGNKLLQKTDMAGGEGTKFFPAKEEESKGGIPKKKRKKKKKNQLQAECTGPSGETTSREQNGSQEPEASPKRAPEASGAELGILTMPGTREQSSLERPSLQSRRKRPRKRSPRIQVEGLESTTSPLEGVAPRVAPASGAPVLKRRRELGALLVNGSGPPVLAWPAPQREGPPASPADRGDCTATLPPGEKPKKSGGPSGLDLYNSCAQKAAILKKRKKMKEMSNSVEPRGMKLVPALGSGGVHGPLKKKLRTEKDFVKFDAVSSPKPLFFRRAKGSIAASPGPTLQSHRTPSSSKKVTFGLNRNMTAEFKKTDKSILVSPTGPSRVAFNPEQRPLHGVLKTPTSSPASTPLGPKKPLTAMPKRRPTAMDFF; translated from the exons ATGGCCCCCGCCATGCAGCCGGCCGAGATTCAGTTCGCTCAGCGGCTGGCGTCCCACGAGAAGGGCATCCGGGACCGGGCGATGAGGAAGCTGCGCCAGTACATCAGCGTGAAGACGCAGAGGGAGACAG GGGGTTTCAGCCAAGAAGAACTTCTAAAAATCTGGAAAGGGCTGTTCTATTGCATGTGGGTGCAGGATGAACCTCTTCTGCAG GAGGAGCTAGCGAACACTATTTCCCAACTCATCCATGTTGTTAACAACTCAGAGGCTC AGCACCTGTTCATCCTGACCTTCTGGCAGACCGTGAATCGCGAGTGGCCTGGCATCGATGGGCTCCGCCTGGACAAATTCCACATG CTGATCCGTCTGGTCCTGAGGCAGTCCTTCGAAGTTCTGAAGCGAAACGGCTGGGAAGAAAG CCGTATCAAGCTTTTCCTCGACATCTTGATGAAGGAGGTCCTGCATCCTGAGAGTGGGTCTCCAAACGGAGTGAAGTTCCACTTCATCAACATTTACCTGGACGAGCTGTccagggtgggtgggaaggag CTTTTGGCAGATCAGAATCTCAAGTTTATTGATCCATTCTGCAAGATCGCTGCCAAGAGTAGGGA CCAGACTTTGGTACAGACTATAGCTAGGGGTGTTTTTGAAGTCATTGTAGATCAGTCTCCTTTTGTACCTGAAGAGACAGTCAAGGAACAGAAAACACAAGTGGGTGGCAGCAACCTCTCAGAGGAAGAGACATGTGAAAACGAGATGACGTGGAGAAAAGCAGTCAGGAAAAAGAAAGCAG CACTGGGCAGATATCACTTTGGAAAAGAGTTCAGCCAGGAAGGTGGACAGGATGGCGGCGGAAGTGTGGAGGACACTGGGCCACTTCTTCAG TTTGACTACAAGGCAGTTGCTGACCGACTCCTGGAAATGACCAACAGGAAAAACGTCCCTCCCTTCAACAGGAAAAGTCTCTCCGAGCTCATCAAGaa attccaagATCTCTCTGAAG GCAGTCTCTCTCACCTCAGTTTTGCTGAGGATAGCGCTGCTGACGAAGATGACCAGACCCGCAGTCAAGGAACACGTAAGAAGAAAGGGAATAAACTTTTGCAGAAGACAGacatggcaggaggagaag GAACCAAGTTCTTCCCTGCCAAGGAAGAGGAGAGCAAAGGTggcattccaaagaaaaagaggaaaaagaagaagaagaaccaaCTCCAGGCTGAATGCACAGGGCCCAGTGGGGAAACCACGAGCCGAGAACAGAATGGGAGCCAGGAGCCGGAGGCCAGTCCCAAAAGAGCCCCGGAGGCGAGTGGAGCTGAGCTGGGAATTTTGACCATGCCAGGCACCCGGGAGCAGAGCAGCTTGGAGCGCCCCTCCTTGCAGAGTAGGAGGAAGCGGCCCAGGAAGAGGAGCCCACGGATCCAGGTGGAGGGCCTGGAGTCAACAACATCGCCTCTGGAGGGAGTAGCCCCTCGAGTGGCCCCAGCCAGCGGTGCCCCGGTCCTGAAGAGGAGGCGGGAGCTGGGAGCCCTGCTGGTCAATGGCAGTGGCCCGCCTGTGCTGGCCTGGCCCGCACCCCAGAGGGAAGGACCCCCAGCCAGCCCAGCAGACAGAGGGGACTGCACCGCCACCCTGCCCCCGGGCGAGAAACCGAAGAAGAGTGGGGGGCCCAGCGGCCTTGACCTCTACAACTCGTGCGCTCAGAAAGCTGCCAttttgaaaaagaggaagaaaatgaaggagaTGTCAAACTCTGTGGAGCCCAGAGGAATGAAGCTCGTCCCAGCCCTG GGCAGTGGTGGGGTGCATGGCCCTTTGAAGAAGAAGCTGAGGACGGAGAAGGACTTCGTGAAGTTCGACGCCGTGTCCTCCCCGAAGCCCCTGTTCTTCAGGAGGGCCAAGGGCAGCATCGCTGCCTCACCGGGCCCCACCCTGCAG TCACACAGAACCCCATCCAGCTCCAAGAAGGTGACCTTTGGGTTGAACAGAAACATGACAGCAG AGTTCAAGAAGACAGACAAGAGCATCTTGGTCAGTCCCACGGGCCCCTCCCGAGTGGCCTTCAACCCTGAGCAGCGGCCCCTCCATGGGGTGCTGAAGACCCCCACCAGCTCACCAGCCAGCACCCCTCTGGGCCCCAAGAAGCCGCTGACCGCCATGCCAAAGAGAAGGCCAACAGCTATGGACTTCTTCTAA
- the RRP1B gene encoding ribosomal RNA processing protein 1 homolog B isoform X1, whose translation MAPAMQPAEIQFAQRLASHEKGIRDRAMRKLRQYISVKTQRETGGFSQEELLKIWKGLFYCMWVQDEPLLQEELANTISQLIHVVNNSEAQHLFILTFWQTVNREWPGIDGLRLDKFHMLIRLVLRQSFEVLKRNGWEESRIKLFLDILMKEVLHPESGSPNGVKFHFINIYLDELSRVGGKELLADQNLKFIDPFCKIAAKSRDQTLVQTIARGVFEVIVDQSPFVPEETVKEQKTQVGGSNLSEEETCENEMTWRKAVRKKKAALGRYHFGKEFSQEGGQDGGGSVEDTGPLLQFDYKAVADRLLEMTNRKNVPPFNRKSLSELIKKFQDLSEAGSLSHLSFAEDSAADEDDQTRSQGTRKKKGNKLLQKTDMAGGEGTKFFPAKEEESKGGIPKKKRKKKKKNQLQAECTGPSGETTSREQNGSQEPEASPKRAPEASGAELGILTMPGTREQSSLERPSLQSRRKRPRKRSPRIQVEGLESTTSPLEGVAPRVAPASGAPVLKRRRELGALLVNGSGPPVLAWPAPQREGPPASPADRGDCTATLPPGEKPKKSGGPSGLDLYNSCAQKAAILKKRKKMKEMSNSVEPRGMKLVPALGSGGVHGPLKKKLRTEKDFVKFDAVSSPKPLFFRRAKGSIAASPGPTLQSHRTPSSSKKVTFGLNRNMTAEFKKTDKSILVSPTGPSRVAFNPEQRPLHGVLKTPTSSPASTPLGPKKPLTAMPKRRPTAMDFF comes from the exons ATGGCCCCCGCCATGCAGCCGGCCGAGATTCAGTTCGCTCAGCGGCTGGCGTCCCACGAGAAGGGCATCCGGGACCGGGCGATGAGGAAGCTGCGCCAGTACATCAGCGTGAAGACGCAGAGGGAGACAG GGGGTTTCAGCCAAGAAGAACTTCTAAAAATCTGGAAAGGGCTGTTCTATTGCATGTGGGTGCAGGATGAACCTCTTCTGCAG GAGGAGCTAGCGAACACTATTTCCCAACTCATCCATGTTGTTAACAACTCAGAGGCTC AGCACCTGTTCATCCTGACCTTCTGGCAGACCGTGAATCGCGAGTGGCCTGGCATCGATGGGCTCCGCCTGGACAAATTCCACATG CTGATCCGTCTGGTCCTGAGGCAGTCCTTCGAAGTTCTGAAGCGAAACGGCTGGGAAGAAAG CCGTATCAAGCTTTTCCTCGACATCTTGATGAAGGAGGTCCTGCATCCTGAGAGTGGGTCTCCAAACGGAGTGAAGTTCCACTTCATCAACATTTACCTGGACGAGCTGTccagggtgggtgggaaggag CTTTTGGCAGATCAGAATCTCAAGTTTATTGATCCATTCTGCAAGATCGCTGCCAAGAGTAGGGA CCAGACTTTGGTACAGACTATAGCTAGGGGTGTTTTTGAAGTCATTGTAGATCAGTCTCCTTTTGTACCTGAAGAGACAGTCAAGGAACAGAAAACACAAGTGGGTGGCAGCAACCTCTCAGAGGAAGAGACATGTGAAAACGAGATGACGTGGAGAAAAGCAGTCAGGAAAAAGAAAGCAG CACTGGGCAGATATCACTTTGGAAAAGAGTTCAGCCAGGAAGGTGGACAGGATGGCGGCGGAAGTGTGGAGGACACTGGGCCACTTCTTCAG TTTGACTACAAGGCAGTTGCTGACCGACTCCTGGAAATGACCAACAGGAAAAACGTCCCTCCCTTCAACAGGAAAAGTCTCTCCGAGCTCATCAAGaa attccaagATCTCTCTGAAG CAGGCAGTCTCTCTCACCTCAGTTTTGCTGAGGATAGCGCTGCTGACGAAGATGACCAGACCCGCAGTCAAGGAACACGTAAGAAGAAAGGGAATAAACTTTTGCAGAAGACAGacatggcaggaggagaag GAACCAAGTTCTTCCCTGCCAAGGAAGAGGAGAGCAAAGGTggcattccaaagaaaaagaggaaaaagaagaagaagaaccaaCTCCAGGCTGAATGCACAGGGCCCAGTGGGGAAACCACGAGCCGAGAACAGAATGGGAGCCAGGAGCCGGAGGCCAGTCCCAAAAGAGCCCCGGAGGCGAGTGGAGCTGAGCTGGGAATTTTGACCATGCCAGGCACCCGGGAGCAGAGCAGCTTGGAGCGCCCCTCCTTGCAGAGTAGGAGGAAGCGGCCCAGGAAGAGGAGCCCACGGATCCAGGTGGAGGGCCTGGAGTCAACAACATCGCCTCTGGAGGGAGTAGCCCCTCGAGTGGCCCCAGCCAGCGGTGCCCCGGTCCTGAAGAGGAGGCGGGAGCTGGGAGCCCTGCTGGTCAATGGCAGTGGCCCGCCTGTGCTGGCCTGGCCCGCACCCCAGAGGGAAGGACCCCCAGCCAGCCCAGCAGACAGAGGGGACTGCACCGCCACCCTGCCCCCGGGCGAGAAACCGAAGAAGAGTGGGGGGCCCAGCGGCCTTGACCTCTACAACTCGTGCGCTCAGAAAGCTGCCAttttgaaaaagaggaagaaaatgaaggagaTGTCAAACTCTGTGGAGCCCAGAGGAATGAAGCTCGTCCCAGCCCTG GGCAGTGGTGGGGTGCATGGCCCTTTGAAGAAGAAGCTGAGGACGGAGAAGGACTTCGTGAAGTTCGACGCCGTGTCCTCCCCGAAGCCCCTGTTCTTCAGGAGGGCCAAGGGCAGCATCGCTGCCTCACCGGGCCCCACCCTGCAG TCACACAGAACCCCATCCAGCTCCAAGAAGGTGACCTTTGGGTTGAACAGAAACATGACAGCAG AGTTCAAGAAGACAGACAAGAGCATCTTGGTCAGTCCCACGGGCCCCTCCCGAGTGGCCTTCAACCCTGAGCAGCGGCCCCTCCATGGGGTGCTGAAGACCCCCACCAGCTCACCAGCCAGCACCCCTCTGGGCCCCAAGAAGCCGCTGACCGCCATGCCAAAGAGAAGGCCAACAGCTATGGACTTCTTCTAA
- the RRP1B gene encoding ribosomal RNA processing protein 1 homolog B isoform X3, whose product MWVQDEPLLQEELANTISQLIHVVNNSEAQHLFILTFWQTVNREWPGIDGLRLDKFHMLIRLVLRQSFEVLKRNGWEESRIKLFLDILMKEVLHPESGSPNGVKFHFINIYLDELSRVGGKELLADQNLKFIDPFCKIAAKSRDQTLVQTIARGVFEVIVDQSPFVPEETVKEQKTQVGGSNLSEEETCENEMTWRKAVRKKKAALGRYHFGKEFSQEGGQDGGGSVEDTGPLLQFDYKAVADRLLEMTNRKNVPPFNRKSLSELIKKFQDLSEAGSLSHLSFAEDSAADEDDQTRSQGTRKKKGNKLLQKTDMAGGEGTKFFPAKEEESKGGIPKKKRKKKKKNQLQAECTGPSGETTSREQNGSQEPEASPKRAPEASGAELGILTMPGTREQSSLERPSLQSRRKRPRKRSPRIQVEGLESTTSPLEGVAPRVAPASGAPVLKRRRELGALLVNGSGPPVLAWPAPQREGPPASPADRGDCTATLPPGEKPKKSGGPSGLDLYNSCAQKAAILKKRKKMKEMSNSVEPRGMKLVPALGSGGVHGPLKKKLRTEKDFVKFDAVSSPKPLFFRRAKGSIAASPGPTLQSHRTPSSSKKVTFGLNRNMTAEFKKTDKSILVSPTGPSRVAFNPEQRPLHGVLKTPTSSPASTPLGPKKPLTAMPKRRPTAMDFF is encoded by the exons ATGTGGGTGCAGGATGAACCTCTTCTGCAG GAGGAGCTAGCGAACACTATTTCCCAACTCATCCATGTTGTTAACAACTCAGAGGCTC AGCACCTGTTCATCCTGACCTTCTGGCAGACCGTGAATCGCGAGTGGCCTGGCATCGATGGGCTCCGCCTGGACAAATTCCACATG CTGATCCGTCTGGTCCTGAGGCAGTCCTTCGAAGTTCTGAAGCGAAACGGCTGGGAAGAAAG CCGTATCAAGCTTTTCCTCGACATCTTGATGAAGGAGGTCCTGCATCCTGAGAGTGGGTCTCCAAACGGAGTGAAGTTCCACTTCATCAACATTTACCTGGACGAGCTGTccagggtgggtgggaaggag CTTTTGGCAGATCAGAATCTCAAGTTTATTGATCCATTCTGCAAGATCGCTGCCAAGAGTAGGGA CCAGACTTTGGTACAGACTATAGCTAGGGGTGTTTTTGAAGTCATTGTAGATCAGTCTCCTTTTGTACCTGAAGAGACAGTCAAGGAACAGAAAACACAAGTGGGTGGCAGCAACCTCTCAGAGGAAGAGACATGTGAAAACGAGATGACGTGGAGAAAAGCAGTCAGGAAAAAGAAAGCAG CACTGGGCAGATATCACTTTGGAAAAGAGTTCAGCCAGGAAGGTGGACAGGATGGCGGCGGAAGTGTGGAGGACACTGGGCCACTTCTTCAG TTTGACTACAAGGCAGTTGCTGACCGACTCCTGGAAATGACCAACAGGAAAAACGTCCCTCCCTTCAACAGGAAAAGTCTCTCCGAGCTCATCAAGaa attccaagATCTCTCTGAAG CAGGCAGTCTCTCTCACCTCAGTTTTGCTGAGGATAGCGCTGCTGACGAAGATGACCAGACCCGCAGTCAAGGAACACGTAAGAAGAAAGGGAATAAACTTTTGCAGAAGACAGacatggcaggaggagaag GAACCAAGTTCTTCCCTGCCAAGGAAGAGGAGAGCAAAGGTggcattccaaagaaaaagaggaaaaagaagaagaagaaccaaCTCCAGGCTGAATGCACAGGGCCCAGTGGGGAAACCACGAGCCGAGAACAGAATGGGAGCCAGGAGCCGGAGGCCAGTCCCAAAAGAGCCCCGGAGGCGAGTGGAGCTGAGCTGGGAATTTTGACCATGCCAGGCACCCGGGAGCAGAGCAGCTTGGAGCGCCCCTCCTTGCAGAGTAGGAGGAAGCGGCCCAGGAAGAGGAGCCCACGGATCCAGGTGGAGGGCCTGGAGTCAACAACATCGCCTCTGGAGGGAGTAGCCCCTCGAGTGGCCCCAGCCAGCGGTGCCCCGGTCCTGAAGAGGAGGCGGGAGCTGGGAGCCCTGCTGGTCAATGGCAGTGGCCCGCCTGTGCTGGCCTGGCCCGCACCCCAGAGGGAAGGACCCCCAGCCAGCCCAGCAGACAGAGGGGACTGCACCGCCACCCTGCCCCCGGGCGAGAAACCGAAGAAGAGTGGGGGGCCCAGCGGCCTTGACCTCTACAACTCGTGCGCTCAGAAAGCTGCCAttttgaaaaagaggaagaaaatgaaggagaTGTCAAACTCTGTGGAGCCCAGAGGAATGAAGCTCGTCCCAGCCCTG GGCAGTGGTGGGGTGCATGGCCCTTTGAAGAAGAAGCTGAGGACGGAGAAGGACTTCGTGAAGTTCGACGCCGTGTCCTCCCCGAAGCCCCTGTTCTTCAGGAGGGCCAAGGGCAGCATCGCTGCCTCACCGGGCCCCACCCTGCAG TCACACAGAACCCCATCCAGCTCCAAGAAGGTGACCTTTGGGTTGAACAGAAACATGACAGCAG AGTTCAAGAAGACAGACAAGAGCATCTTGGTCAGTCCCACGGGCCCCTCCCGAGTGGCCTTCAACCCTGAGCAGCGGCCCCTCCATGGGGTGCTGAAGACCCCCACCAGCTCACCAGCCAGCACCCCTCTGGGCCCCAAGAAGCCGCTGACCGCCATGCCAAAGAGAAGGCCAACAGCTATGGACTTCTTCTAA